In Rutidosis leptorrhynchoides isolate AG116_Rl617_1_P2 chromosome 2, CSIRO_AGI_Rlap_v1, whole genome shotgun sequence, one genomic interval encodes:
- the LOC139893466 gene encoding peroxidase P7-like translates to MGFTSSILVKSLIVMLFVGVVSAQLSTNFYSKSCPHVFQAVKSAVQSAISKETRMGASLLRLHFHDCFVNGCDGSVLLDDTSSFIGEKRAAPNFQSARGFEVVDNIKSAVEKACPGVVSCADILAITARDSVVILGGPSWNVKLGRRDSRTASQAAANSSIPPPTSSLSALISSFSAAGLSAKDMVALSGSHTIGQARCTSFRARIYNETSNLDASFATTRRNNCPRAVGSGDNNLAPLDVQSPTAFNNDYYKNLMSQKGLLHSDQQLFNGGSADSTVRQYSANPRLFSSDFSAAMIKMGDNKPLTGSSGEIRKNCRRPN, encoded by the exons ATGGGGTTCACTTCATCTATTCTTGTTAAGTCTTTAATTGTTATGTTGTTTGTAGGAGTTGTTTCAGCTCAACTTTCAACTAACTTTTACTCGAAATCTTGTCCACATGTTTTCCAAGCTGTGAAATCAGCCGTTCAATCCGCTATCTCGAAAGAAACCCGAATGGGCGCTTCCCTACTTCGTTTGCACTTCCATGACTGCTTTGTCAAT GGATGTGATGGTTCAGTCCTTCTTGATGATACATCCTCGTTCATCGGCGAAAAGAGAGCTGCTCCTAACTTCCAATCGGCTAGAGGGTTTGAAGTGGTGGACAATATCAAGTCGGCTGTCGAAAAAGCTTGTCCTGGTGTCGTCTCGTGTGCTGATATACTAGCTATTACTGCTAGAGATTCAGTTGTAATT CTTGGAGGACCAAGTTGGAATGTGAAATTGGGAAGACGTGACTCAAGGACCGCGAGCCAGGCTGCAGCTAACAGCAGCATTCCTCCGCCCACATCGAGCCTCAGTGCCCTCATTTCGTCCTTTAGTGCCGCTGGCCTTTCGGCTAAAGACATGGTGGCTCTATCAG gatcACACACCATTGGGCAGGCAAGGTGCACTAGTTTCCGAGCCCGAATCTACAACGAAACCAGTAATTTAGACGCTTCATTTGCTACAACAAGGCGTAACAACTGCCCAAGAGCCGTAGGCTCTGGCGACAACAATTTGGCACCACTCGATGTCCAATCTCCAACCGCCTTCAACAACGATTATTACAAGAACTTAATGAGCCAAAAGGGTTTACTTCACTCTGATCAACAGCTATTTAACGGTGGCTCAGCTGACTCAACTGTCAGACAATATAGTGCCAACCCGCGTCTATTTAGCTCTGATTTTTCGGCTGCTAT